The proteins below come from a single Mycolicibacterium sp. TY81 genomic window:
- a CDS encoding DUF4345 domain-containing protein, which translates to MVRNSLTTTRWPTPTPAPTRPEHLRPPQPRPRIPTTPGDLAGGGPVNATIDSDLRFYAVLFIGFGGGFVWAAADLPRRAATEHVLGALFLAGGLARLLAIWQTGVPHIFYVAMIPVELVVPVVNWALLKRIA; encoded by the coding sequence TTGGTACGTAACTCACTGACCACTACGCGATGGCCCACCCCAACACCGGCACCGACACGGCCTGAACATCTCCGCCCACCTCAGCCCCGTCCCCGAATTCCCACCACCCCAGGGGACTTAGCCGGTGGTGGACCCGTCAACGCCACCATCGATAGCGATCTGCGGTTCTATGCCGTGTTGTTCATCGGTTTCGGTGGCGGATTCGTCTGGGCGGCCGCGGACCTGCCCCGGCGCGCCGCGACAGAGCATGTGCTGGGGGCATTGTTCCTGGCCGGGGGACTGGCGCGGTTGCTCGCGATCTGGCAGACCGGCGTCCCGCACATCTTCTATGTCGCGATGATTCCGGTTGAGTTGGTGGTCCCGGTCGTCAACTGGGCGCTGCTCAAACGCATCGCCTGA
- a CDS encoding DUF1906 domain-containing protein produces MADMARPADRLSRRGFLTLTAAGLAASLSTPIALADNGKPVGSAGNGKLIDFTHLQVPVDQVVAAGYTGVIVYVSELRPGATFDFKPVSRGYTDALRAAGLQVVSVYQYGKPGWVNSPSDYTRGFDGGVADARTALSLHGAAGGPDTAPIFFSVDEDISADTWKNVALQWFKGINSVLGVQRTGIYGGARQVTWAADDGVIGRSATPGHRWAWQTRAWSGGARAPMAVLYQATVVTASDPGTMIGDIHVDEDDILAADYGQWDLAR; encoded by the coding sequence ATGGCAGACATGGCACGCCCCGCTGACCGCCTGTCGAGACGTGGTTTTCTCACGCTGACCGCAGCCGGACTGGCCGCGTCACTGAGCACCCCGATTGCCTTGGCCGACAACGGCAAACCCGTCGGCTCCGCCGGCAACGGCAAACTGATCGACTTCACACATCTGCAGGTGCCCGTCGACCAGGTGGTCGCCGCCGGCTACACCGGTGTCATCGTCTACGTGTCGGAACTACGGCCGGGCGCCACCTTCGACTTCAAGCCCGTCAGCCGCGGCTACACCGACGCGCTGCGGGCCGCGGGCCTGCAGGTGGTGAGCGTCTACCAGTACGGCAAACCGGGCTGGGTCAACAGCCCGTCGGACTACACCCGCGGCTTCGACGGCGGCGTGGCCGACGCCCGCACCGCGCTGAGCCTGCATGGGGCAGCCGGTGGCCCGGACACCGCGCCGATCTTCTTCAGCGTCGACGAGGACATCTCCGCCGACACGTGGAAAAACGTTGCGCTGCAATGGTTCAAGGGCATCAATTCGGTGCTCGGGGTGCAGCGCACCGGAATCTACGGCGGCGCCCGTCAGGTCACCTGGGCGGCCGACGACGGCGTCATCGGCCGCTCCGCCACGCCCGGACATCGGTGGGCCTGGCAGACACGGGCGTGGTCCGGTGGCGCCCGCGCGCCGATGGCGGTGCTGTATCAGGCGACGGTCGTGACGGCGTCCGATCCGGGCACCATGATCGGCGACATCCACGTCGACGAGGACGACATCCTGGCTGCCGACTATGGTCAGTGGGACCTGGCCCGTTAG
- a CDS encoding FHA domain-containing protein, with protein sequence MTGPAALPALTVRHDATTRTFAPGNDVVVGRDLRADFRVAHPLISRAHLMLRFDHGRWVAVDNGSLNGMYVNGQRVPAADLHNGSAVNIGNPDGPLLTFEVGQHLGPAGTPPTTSMPVAPTPSTNHRPSATWPSQQPYTPPSAAQQRYPSGPQTFSPSGPQPQYPSGPQPQYGQQQPPRYPTGPQQYAPPSAPMSRPAPARVVPEESSSPATQFGPTAVARPSENNLGTTMLKILRPGRNAEVPAGAIKIGRGTDNDIVIPDVLASRHHATLVPSAGGGAQIIDNRSINGTFVNGQRVEEAMLRDGDTVTIGNVDLVYSGGTLARRTVTTADTRTGGLEVHGLTWTIEGNKTLLNNISLDARPGTLTAVIGPSGAGKSTFSKQVAGLTHPTSGTVTFEGHDIHAEYASLRSRIGMVPQDDVVHGSLTVRQALMYAAELRLPPDTTKEDREQVVMQVLEELEMTKHLDTRVEKLSGGQRKRASVALELLTGPSLLILDEPTSGLDPALDRQVMTMLRQLADAGRVVLVVTHSLTYLDVCDQVLLLAPGGMTAFCGPPSQIGPELGTTNWADIFSSVAGDPEAAHQRFLERSGPPPPQPPAATPADLGAPAKTSLLRQFSTIARRQVKLVLADRAYTAFLLFLPFIMGVLSLSVPGGGPNKSSVGFGKPLPAGPPDFGAAPSEPGQILVMMNVGAIFMGTALTIRALIGERAIFRREQAVGLSTTAYLAAKVAVFTAFAVVQSSIVVAITIMGKGWGAGAVTNGSVIPSRSLEMFVDISMTCVAAAMTGLALSGLAKSAEQIMPLLVVAVMSQLVFSGGLIPVTGRVVLDQLSWLTPARWGFASSASTIDLTRLVPEPVLPNDKFWHHTTGAWWTDIGALLLLSACYLGFVRWRIRLKAD encoded by the coding sequence ATGACTGGACCAGCCGCACTGCCAGCGCTAACCGTTCGCCATGACGCCACCACGCGCACGTTCGCCCCGGGAAACGACGTCGTCGTCGGCCGCGATCTGCGCGCCGACTTCCGCGTCGCCCACCCGCTGATCTCGCGCGCACACCTGATGCTGCGTTTCGATCACGGCCGCTGGGTCGCGGTCGACAACGGCAGCCTCAACGGCATGTACGTCAACGGGCAGCGTGTCCCGGCCGCCGATCTGCACAACGGCTCGGCGGTGAACATCGGTAACCCCGACGGACCGCTGCTGACCTTCGAGGTCGGCCAGCACCTGGGCCCGGCCGGCACGCCGCCGACGACGTCCATGCCCGTCGCCCCGACGCCGTCGACCAACCACCGGCCCAGCGCGACCTGGCCCAGCCAGCAGCCGTACACGCCGCCGTCGGCGGCACAGCAGCGCTACCCGAGCGGTCCGCAGACCTTCAGCCCGTCGGGTCCGCAGCCGCAGTATCCGAGTGGCCCGCAGCCGCAGTATGGCCAGCAACAGCCACCGCGCTACCCGACCGGCCCCCAGCAGTACGCGCCGCCGTCGGCGCCGATGTCGCGGCCGGCGCCGGCGCGCGTCGTTCCTGAAGAGTCGAGCTCGCCTGCCACCCAGTTCGGGCCGACCGCCGTCGCGCGGCCCAGCGAGAACAACCTCGGCACGACGATGCTCAAGATCCTGCGGCCCGGCCGCAACGCCGAGGTGCCGGCGGGGGCCATCAAGATCGGTCGCGGCACCGACAACGACATCGTCATCCCCGACGTCCTGGCATCGCGACACCACGCGACCTTGGTTCCGTCTGCGGGCGGCGGCGCCCAGATCATCGACAACCGCAGCATCAACGGCACCTTCGTCAACGGCCAGCGGGTCGAAGAGGCGATGCTCCGCGACGGCGACACCGTCACCATCGGTAACGTCGACCTCGTCTACAGCGGTGGCACCCTGGCCCGCCGCACCGTCACCACCGCGGACACCCGCACCGGTGGGCTCGAGGTCCACGGCCTGACGTGGACCATCGAGGGCAACAAGACCCTGCTGAACAACATCTCGCTGGACGCCCGCCCCGGCACGCTGACCGCGGTGATCGGCCCGTCGGGCGCCGGCAAGTCGACGTTCTCCAAGCAGGTCGCCGGCCTGACGCATCCGACCAGTGGCACCGTCACGTTCGAGGGCCACGACATCCATGCCGAGTACGCCTCGCTGCGGTCCCGAATCGGCATGGTGCCGCAGGACGATGTGGTGCACGGTTCGTTGACCGTCCGGCAGGCCCTGATGTACGCCGCCGAGCTGCGGCTGCCACCGGACACCACGAAGGAAGACCGCGAGCAGGTCGTCATGCAGGTGCTCGAAGAGCTCGAGATGACGAAGCATCTGGACACCCGGGTGGAGAAACTCTCCGGCGGTCAGCGCAAGCGTGCTTCGGTGGCGCTCGAGCTGCTGACCGGGCCGTCGTTGCTGATCCTGGATGAGCCGACGTCCGGTCTGGACCCGGCGCTGGACCGCCAGGTGATGACCATGCTGCGCCAGCTGGCCGATGCCGGTCGTGTGGTTCTGGTGGTCACGCACTCGCTGACCTACCTGGACGTCTGCGATCAGGTGCTGCTGTTGGCACCGGGCGGCATGACGGCCTTCTGCGGCCCGCCGAGCCAGATCGGTCCCGAACTGGGCACCACCAACTGGGCCGACATTTTCTCGTCGGTTGCCGGCGATCCGGAAGCGGCCCACCAACGATTCCTGGAACGCTCCGGCCCGCCGCCGCCGCAGCCACCCGCGGCAACACCGGCAGACCTGGGTGCGCCGGCGAAGACGTCGCTGCTGCGCCAGTTCTCCACCATCGCCCGACGACAGGTGAAGCTGGTCCTGGCCGACCGCGCCTACACCGCGTTCCTGCTGTTCTTGCCGTTCATCATGGGCGTGCTGTCACTGTCGGTGCCCGGCGGCGGCCCGAACAAGTCCAGCGTGGGCTTCGGCAAACCGCTCCCGGCCGGCCCGCCTGATTTCGGCGCCGCGCCGAGCGAGCCGGGCCAGATCCTGGTGATGATGAACGTCGGCGCCATCTTCATGGGCACCGCACTGACCATTCGCGCTCTGATCGGTGAGCGGGCGATCTTCCGGCGGGAACAGGCCGTCGGCCTGTCCACCACCGCGTACCTGGCGGCGAAGGTCGCGGTGTTCACTGCCTTCGCCGTCGTCCAGTCGTCCATCGTCGTGGCCATCACGATCATGGGCAAAGGCTGGGGCGCCGGAGCGGTCACGAACGGTTCGGTGATACCGAGCCGCAGCCTCGAGATGTTCGTCGACATCTCGATGACGTGTGTGGCCGCGGCCATGACGGGTCTGGCGTTGTCCGGTCTGGCCAAATCCGCCGAGCAGATCATGCCGCTGCTCGTGGTGGCCGTCATGAGCCAGTTGGTGTTCTCGGGCGGCTTGATTCCGGTCACCGGCCGCGTGGTGCTCGACCAGTTGTCCTGGCTCACGCCGGCACGGTGGGGTTTCGCATCGTCGGCCTCGACCATCGATCTGACCAGATTGGTCCCCGAGCCGGTGCTGCCCAATGACAAGTTCTGGCACCACACCACCGGCGCGTGGTGGACCGACATCGGTGCCCTGCTGCTGCTGTCGGCCTGCTATCTCGGCTTCGTGCGCTGGCGGATCCGTCTGAAGGCCGACTAG
- a CDS encoding sensor histidine kinase, translating to MTAAQQFSAADQITRAPAKRPSRFAPSNWPVAWKVFAIAFVPLVLAGTFGGMRIYSGWTDAADLRRAADRAEMVPAIENYMATFDAALLATSTGGDAQQALSAYDESKRRLQHRLSDTDVATDVGTGIKTLLDGGQGLLNKVATNSIGLRERVTLYAPILLTAEDTITGSVRIDDEKIRAQTQGLSRAVGARGQMMMQQLLVTLGGELPDNELRSSMTTLAGTEPSTLFGMSEVLGVGSPDAQKLAQEMVKRMSMMSDPNVQLVNNPDLSQSIQTTSGIAGKLLDSVSKTVVSAVDDQATAKRTEAVRDSAIVGAVMVLALLIVLYMARTLIRPLRRLRTSALKVAHEDLVRELDEVRSGADVTVRPLPVQSTEEIGQVAHAVDELHEQAVLLAGEQARLQLQVSDMFETLSRRSRSLIDQQLTVIDQLERDEQDPQRLSKLFRLDHLAARMRRNGANLLVLAGTNVPHEQGEPVPVTAVINAAASEVEDYTRVAIVAAPDTEIHGSVAGDLVHMMAELLDNALRYSPPSSEVQVSAVHAPNGALVIEVSDSGLGMTEADLRMANSRLRSGGEVNTYTARHMGLFVVGRLATQHGLVVRLRDTVEGDPDSGTTAGIYVPVELQAGLPAIPDFGTYWDGSSTAETGVTDLPGLGPDTGGFATFGAVAQPLAQPPAPPAPSVEPAFVEPQTRNGFGAGTADAGDLSGVNLPQRNPGASGIAGRTESPAERPAQAPTDTSSFFAARAQTPPAAPEPARPAPEPVRPTPPPAPPVRPAPTPQPSPTAGSEDAIYQKMLSEWLIDDPTQLANSTDLDWQTVWDQGWSAAAAAQDAPVVEHTEAGLPVRQPGARLVPGAPDEGGHPEGSDEGTLRRDPAAVRASISGHFGGVHAGRSQSRDTGGR from the coding sequence ATGACTGCTGCGCAACAGTTTTCGGCAGCCGACCAGATCACCCGCGCGCCCGCCAAACGCCCGTCCCGCTTCGCGCCGTCGAATTGGCCCGTCGCCTGGAAAGTTTTCGCCATCGCCTTTGTGCCTCTGGTGCTGGCCGGCACGTTCGGCGGAATGCGCATCTATTCCGGCTGGACGGACGCCGCGGATTTGCGCCGCGCGGCGGACCGCGCCGAAATGGTGCCCGCCATCGAGAACTACATGGCGACGTTCGACGCCGCGCTGCTGGCCACGTCCACCGGCGGCGATGCGCAGCAGGCGCTGAGCGCCTACGACGAGAGCAAACGACGTCTGCAGCACCGGCTGTCGGACACCGACGTCGCGACCGACGTCGGTACCGGCATCAAGACCCTGCTCGACGGTGGTCAGGGCCTGCTCAACAAGGTCGCGACCAACAGCATCGGGCTGCGCGAACGGGTGACGTTGTACGCGCCGATCCTGCTGACCGCCGAGGACACCATCACCGGTTCGGTACGCATCGACGACGAGAAGATCCGCGCCCAGACGCAGGGCCTGAGCCGGGCCGTCGGCGCCCGCGGCCAGATGATGATGCAGCAGTTGCTCGTCACCCTCGGCGGCGAGCTGCCGGACAACGAACTGCGCAGCTCGATGACCACCCTGGCGGGCACGGAGCCGTCGACGTTGTTCGGCATGAGTGAAGTGCTGGGTGTCGGCTCGCCCGACGCGCAGAAGCTGGCCCAGGAGATGGTCAAGCGGATGTCGATGATGTCCGACCCGAACGTGCAGCTGGTCAACAATCCCGACCTGAGCCAGTCGATCCAGACCACCAGCGGCATCGCCGGGAAGCTGCTCGACAGTGTGTCCAAGACCGTCGTCTCGGCGGTCGACGACCAGGCCACCGCGAAGCGCACCGAAGCCGTCCGCGATTCGGCCATCGTCGGTGCCGTCATGGTGCTGGCCCTGCTCATCGTGTTGTACATGGCGCGGACACTGATCCGGCCGCTGCGGCGCCTGCGCACCAGCGCCCTCAAGGTCGCCCACGAGGACCTGGTCCGCGAACTCGACGAGGTCCGGTCCGGCGCCGACGTGACGGTCCGCCCGCTGCCGGTGCAGAGCACCGAGGAGATCGGGCAGGTGGCCCACGCGGTCGACGAGCTGCACGAGCAGGCCGTGCTGCTGGCCGGCGAGCAGGCCCGGCTGCAGCTTCAGGTCAGCGACATGTTCGAGACGCTGTCGCGGCGCAGTCGGTCGTTGATCGACCAGCAGCTGACCGTCATCGACCAACTGGAGCGTGACGAACAGGACCCGCAGCGGCTGTCCAAACTGTTCCGGCTGGACCACCTGGCCGCGCGGATGCGGCGCAACGGGGCCAACCTGCTGGTGCTGGCGGGCACCAACGTGCCACACGAGCAGGGCGAGCCGGTGCCGGTGACCGCCGTGATCAACGCCGCGGCGTCCGAGGTCGAGGACTACACCCGCGTGGCCATCGTCGCGGCGCCCGACACCGAGATTCACGGTTCGGTCGCCGGCGACCTGGTGCACATGATGGCCGAGCTGCTGGACAACGCGTTGCGGTACTCGCCGCCGAGTTCGGAGGTCCAGGTCTCGGCGGTGCATGCGCCCAACGGCGCCCTGGTGATCGAGGTCAGCGACAGCGGTCTCGGCATGACCGAAGCCGATCTCCGCATGGCCAACAGCCGTCTGCGTTCCGGCGGCGAGGTCAACACGTACACCGCGCGGCACATGGGCCTGTTCGTCGTCGGCCGGCTGGCCACCCAGCACGGGCTGGTCGTCCGGCTGCGCGACACCGTCGAAGGCGATCCCGATTCGGGCACCACCGCCGGCATCTACGTCCCGGTCGAGTTGCAGGCCGGGCTGCCCGCCATCCCGGACTTCGGCACCTACTGGGACGGCTCGTCGACCGCCGAGACCGGCGTGACCGACCTCCCGGGCCTGGGTCCCGACACCGGCGGGTTCGCGACGTTCGGCGCCGTGGCGCAGCCGCTCGCTCAGCCCCCGGCGCCGCCCGCGCCCTCGGTGGAACCGGCATTCGTGGAACCGCAAACCCGCAACGGCTTCGGTGCCGGAACGGCCGACGCGGGCGACCTCAGCGGCGTCAACCTGCCGCAGCGCAATCCGGGAGCCAGCGGCATCGCCGGCCGTACCGAGTCGCCTGCCGAGCGGCCCGCTCAGGCGCCGACCGACACGTCGTCGTTCTTTGCCGCCCGGGCCCAGACGCCGCCCGCGGCGCCCGAACCCGCGCGTCCGGCGCCGGAGCCGGTCCGCCCGACGCCCCCGCCTGCGCCGCCGGTCCGTCCCGCCCCGACGCCCCAGCCGAGCCCCACCGCCGGAAGTGAGGACGCCATCTACCAGAAGATGCTCTCGGAATGGCTGATCGACGATCCCACCCAGTTGGCGAACAGCACCGACCTCGACTGGCAGACCGTGTGGGACCAGGGCTGGTCGGCGGCGGCCGCCGCGCAGGACGCGCCGGTCGTCGAGCACACCGAGGCGGGCCTGCCGGTCCGCCAGCCCGGTGCCCGGCTGGTCCCCGGCGCGCCCGACGAGGGCGGACACCCCGAAGGCTCCGACGAGGGAACACTGCGGCGGGATCCCGCCGCAGTGCGGGCCAGCATCAGCGGACATTTCGGCGGCGTGCACGCGGGCCGGTCACAGTCCCGGGACACGGGAGGCCGGTGA
- a CDS encoding ATP/GTP-binding protein: MAYGHSDRHAPASTKIVISGGFGAGKTTFVGAVSEIMPLRTEAIVTNASVGVDALAGTPDKNTTTVAMDFGRITLADDLVLYLFGTPGQRRFWFMWDDLVRGAIGAIILVDVRRLQDSFAAVDFFEARGLPFIIAVNEFDGAPRHPGHAVRKALALADHIPVVTVDARQRQSARDALITVTEYALTRLGAPA, translated from the coding sequence GTGGCCTACGGGCACTCTGATCGGCACGCCCCCGCGTCGACGAAGATCGTCATCTCGGGTGGGTTCGGTGCCGGTAAGACGACGTTCGTCGGCGCGGTCTCCGAGATCATGCCGCTGCGCACCGAGGCCATCGTCACCAACGCCTCGGTCGGCGTCGACGCCCTCGCCGGCACCCCCGACAAGAACACCACCACGGTGGCCATGGACTTCGGCCGCATCACGCTGGCGGACGACCTGGTGCTCTACCTGTTCGGCACACCGGGGCAGCGCCGCTTCTGGTTCATGTGGGACGACTTGGTGCGCGGCGCCATCGGCGCGATCATCCTGGTCGACGTCCGCCGGCTGCAGGACAGCTTCGCCGCCGTCGACTTCTTCGAGGCGCGCGGTCTGCCGTTCATCATCGCCGTCAACGAATTCGACGGCGCGCCAAGGCATCCCGGCCATGCGGTCCGTAAGGCGCTGGCATTGGCCGACCACATTCCGGTAGTCACCGTCGACGCGCGGCAGCGGCAGTCGGCGCGCGACGCGCTCATCACCGTCACCGAATACGCGCTGACGCGGCTGGGCGCCCCGGCCTAA
- a CDS encoding transposase: MTASRSSSGASSSPRLRRAAYRGVHLVISDAHAGLKVAVAQQFTNSSWQRCRVHFMRNLHTAVSAKHAPAVTAAVKTIFAHTEPDEVAAQWDRVADTLAASFPKVAAMMGEAKTDVLAFTAFPKAHWQKIWSNNPIERLNKEIKRRADVVEIFPNPAAFLRLATAVVIESHDEWQVTRRYLSDVSMDELRAVIAAKHAAAALAKQHQIA, from the coding sequence GTGACAGCGAGTCGTTCGAGTTCTGGCGCGAGTTCCTCGCCTCGCTTAAGGCGCGCGGCCTATCGGGGGGTGCACCTGGTCATCTCCGATGCGCACGCTGGGTTGAAAGTCGCTGTGGCACAGCAGTTCACGAACTCATCGTGGCAGCGGTGCCGGGTGCATTTCATGCGGAACCTGCATACCGCGGTATCGGCCAAACACGCCCCGGCGGTTACCGCGGCGGTCAAGACCATCTTCGCTCACACCGAACCCGACGAGGTCGCCGCGCAGTGGGACCGGGTCGCCGACACCCTGGCCGCGTCGTTCCCGAAGGTGGCCGCGATGATGGGCGAGGCCAAGACCGACGTGTTGGCGTTCACTGCGTTCCCGAAGGCGCATTGGCAGAAGATCTGGTCGAATAATCCGATAGAGCGTCTGAATAAAGAGATCAAGCGTCGGGCCGATGTCGTGGAGATCTTCCCCAATCCGGCGGCGTTCCTTCGCCTGGCCACCGCGGTGGTCATCGAATCCCACGACGAGTGGCAGGTCACCCGCCGCTACCTCTCCGATGTCTCCATGGACGAACTACGCGCCGTGATCGCCGCCAAACACGCCGCGGCAGCACTTGCCAAACAACACCAAATCGCCTAG
- a CDS encoding TetR/AcrR family transcriptional regulator yields the protein MARSRLTPDQRRDQILDLGMAAFSVLPFEQVAMEDIAAQAGISRALIYHYFPSKKELFAALWARAHEKLAHDSHFTATDTVRAQIRGALVAHYTFYEQNLTLMMIANRSAIAADPAVRNPITFELTRLRDNALDALDLAGSGRDLVSVALSGWLALVREVALEWLELQSFSRDAAVDLCMTALDALVSPHADLNQLPHGVGDSAAAQ from the coding sequence ATGGCACGGAGTCGGTTAACACCCGACCAACGTCGGGATCAGATTCTCGATCTCGGCATGGCGGCATTCTCTGTCCTGCCTTTCGAGCAGGTGGCGATGGAGGACATCGCGGCACAGGCCGGAATTTCGCGGGCGCTGATCTACCACTACTTCCCCAGTAAGAAGGAATTGTTCGCGGCGCTGTGGGCGCGCGCCCACGAGAAACTCGCGCACGATTCGCACTTCACCGCCACCGACACCGTGCGCGCACAGATCCGCGGTGCGCTCGTCGCGCACTACACGTTCTACGAACAGAACCTGACGCTGATGATGATCGCCAATCGCAGCGCCATCGCTGCCGACCCGGCGGTGCGCAACCCGATCACCTTCGAACTCACCCGACTGCGCGACAACGCCCTGGACGCCCTGGACCTTGCGGGGTCCGGTCGCGACCTGGTGTCGGTGGCGTTGTCCGGATGGCTGGCCCTGGTTCGCGAAGTCGCACTGGAATGGCTTGAGCTGCAGAGCTTTTCTCGTGACGCCGCCGTCGACCTGTGCATGACCGCGCTGGACGCACTGGTGTCGCCGCACGCTGATCTGAACCAGCTGCCGCACGGCGTCGGCGATTCCGCCGCGGCACAGTAA
- a CDS encoding tRNA (cytidine(34)-2'-O)-methyltransferase: MALKVLFYSPRIAPNTGNAIRMVAATGAELHLVEPLGFDLSEPKLRRAGLDYHDLASVTVHADLETAWQALLPARVFAFTAHANSSFADVAYRADDVLMFGPEPTGLDADTLADPHITQQVRIPMIPGRRSLNLSNAAAVAVYEAWRQLGFAEGI, encoded by the coding sequence GTGGCACTGAAGGTGCTGTTCTACTCACCCCGCATCGCGCCGAACACCGGCAATGCGATCCGGATGGTCGCCGCCACCGGCGCCGAGCTGCATCTGGTCGAGCCGCTCGGCTTCGACCTGTCCGAGCCGAAGCTGCGTCGCGCCGGGTTGGACTACCACGATCTGGCGTCGGTGACGGTGCACGCCGATCTAGAGACCGCGTGGCAGGCACTCCTGCCGGCGCGGGTGTTCGCCTTTACCGCGCATGCGAATTCGTCGTTCGCCGACGTGGCCTACCGGGCGGATGACGTGTTGATGTTCGGGCCCGAGCCCACCGGGCTGGACGCCGATACCCTCGCCGACCCGCACATCACCCAGCAGGTCCGGATCCCGATGATCCCGGGGCGGCGGTCCTTGAACCTGTCCAACGCCGCGGCTGTCGCGGTGTACGAGGCGTGGCGTCAGCTCGGTTTCGCCGAGGGCATCTGA
- a CDS encoding DUF742 domain-containing protein: MEPTSDAWESAFTAEQPSLVRPYTLTAGRTTTEIELPMEAPIYPLAGAPATHWPGNDVRGEILKLGSTRPSVAEVAAKLAIPLGVARVLIGDLVTQGYLQVHATLGTTASIDDRRDLIGRTLRGLRAL, from the coding sequence ATGGAGCCGACATCTGACGCCTGGGAGTCCGCATTCACCGCGGAGCAGCCCAGTCTGGTGCGGCCCTACACGCTGACCGCGGGCCGGACCACCACCGAGATCGAGCTGCCCATGGAGGCGCCGATCTATCCGCTGGCGGGCGCCCCGGCGACGCACTGGCCCGGCAACGACGTGCGCGGCGAAATTCTCAAACTCGGTTCCACCCGGCCCTCGGTGGCCGAGGTCGCGGCAAAGTTAGCAATACCACTCGGTGTTGCGCGTGTGCTGATCGGCGACCTCGTCACGCAGGGTTATCTTCAAGTACACGCCACGCTCGGCACCACGGCGAGCATCGACGACCGGCGTGACTTGATCGGGAGGACACTGCGTGGCCTACGGGCACTCTGA
- a CDS encoding pentapeptide repeat-containing protein, with translation MTVPDEHWQDTEFTGVVFRDEYDGDLSRLRTERVVFTDCDFSGVDLTESEHSGSAFRNCTFRRTRLAHSTFRHCTLLGSTFTECSMRPITMVEVDLRLAVLAGCDLRAVDLTDCRLSEASLVGTDLRKAVLRAADLRGARVQDAKFEQADLRAARTDATFWTTAGLRGARIDVDQAIAYAVAHGLDLSS, from the coding sequence GTGACGGTTCCCGACGAGCACTGGCAAGACACGGAATTCACCGGAGTCGTCTTTCGCGACGAATACGACGGTGACCTGAGCCGGCTGCGCACCGAGCGCGTCGTCTTCACCGACTGCGACTTCAGCGGCGTCGACCTCACCGAATCCGAGCATTCGGGCTCGGCGTTCCGCAACTGCACCTTCCGGCGGACAAGGCTGGCGCACAGCACGTTCCGGCACTGCACCTTGCTGGGGTCGACGTTCACCGAGTGCTCGATGCGGCCCATCACCATGGTCGAGGTCGACCTGCGGCTCGCGGTGCTGGCCGGTTGCGATCTCCGTGCGGTGGATCTGACCGACTGCCGGCTGTCCGAGGCCTCGCTCGTCGGCACCGACCTGCGCAAGGCCGTGCTACGCGCCGCCGATCTACGCGGCGCGCGGGTGCAGGACGCGAAGTTCGAACAGGCGGACCTCCGCGCGGCCCGCACCGATGCGACGTTCTGGACCACCGCCGGGTTGCGGGGCGCCCGCATCGACGTCGATCAGGCCATCGCCTACGCCGTCGCCCACGGCCTGGACCTGTCCAGCTAG
- a CDS encoding roadblock/LC7 domain-containing protein — MTRTTQRESLDWLVTKFADEVSGVAHAILVSADGLLMAASSRMPTERADQLAAVASGLASLATGASQLFDGGHVLQSVVEMEHGYLLLMRVGDGSNLATLATRSCDIGQIGYEMAILVERVGTVVQSARRTR; from the coding sequence ATGACACGTACGACGCAGCGCGAGTCGCTGGATTGGCTGGTCACGAAGTTCGCCGACGAGGTGTCGGGGGTGGCGCACGCCATCCTGGTGTCGGCCGACGGACTGCTGATGGCCGCGAGTTCGCGGATGCCCACCGAGCGTGCCGACCAACTCGCGGCCGTCGCCTCCGGGCTGGCCAGTCTGGCCACCGGCGCCTCCCAGCTGTTCGACGGCGGGCACGTACTGCAGTCCGTGGTCGAGATGGAGCACGGATACCTGTTGCTGATGCGCGTCGGCGACGGCTCGAACCTCGCGACGCTGGCGACCCGGTCGTGCGACATCGGCCAGATCGGCTACGAGATGGCGATCCTCGTCGAACGCGTCGGGACCGTCGTGCAGTCTGCCCGCAGGACCCGATAA